DNA sequence from the Leptospirillum ferrooxidans C2-3 genome:
GTTTTTCTGAGACGCCGACATTGGCAGAGTTTCCGAGTCAAGAGGCATAGTTGAAACCTACCATATCATCAAAAGGTGTTCAAGGGGTTTTGCCCCCTGTTTCGGCCTACAGGAACCATTACAACAAAATGTCCGCCCGGTCCTGTCCCCAGAGAAAGGTTACCTCCGAGATCATCGATGATTTTACGGCTGATGGCAAGGCCAAGTCCGGTTCCATGAGATTTGGTTGTGAAAAAAGGTTCAAAAATCCGCTCAACCAGATCTTCAGGAACTCCTGGCCCGCTGTCCTGAACATGGATCTCAACATAATCGCCGTTTTGATGGCCAGAGATTTCTATTGTGCCATGCTGACCGGAAGCATCTATAGCATTTTCAATAAAGTTCAGAAAAACCCCCTGAAGGCTTTCCCGGTCAGACTGGACTAGAGGGCATTCCGGTGGAAACTGATAGGTGATGGTAATCCCCATCGACTCGGTTCTGGGTTGGACAAGAAAGAGAATATCTTCTATTAGGGAAGGCAGATTCAGTGACGTGGTCGGAGGGGGATCCCTTCGGCTCATGCTGAGAAGCTTCCTGATGGCTTTGATCATCCGGTCGATCTGGCCAAGGATCACATGCAGATGCTTTTCTACCGAAGGAGGGAGTCCTTCTTCTTCAAGAGACAACTCCACATGTCCGCTTATGGAATGAAGGGGATTCCCGAGCTCGTGCGCGACAATCGCGAGGCTTTCTCCGATGGCAGCCATTTTCTCCAGTTCTGAAAGTTTCCTCTGGAAAAAAAACATGTTTCGTCCGGCTTCTTCTAGGGAGGCATTTTTCTGAATCAATTCATGCGTGGCTTCAGTGATCTTGTTTGTCAGCGTGTCATTGAATTCCTGAACCCGTTGAAGGAGCTTCCTGTTTTCTTCCGTCCGGTCAGAAAGAATGGAAAGCATCTTGTTGAAACC
Encoded proteins:
- a CDS encoding HAMP domain-containing sensor histidine kinase, giving the protein MTIQPPIRLQPLMIVIVAALISALMGAFAFWDNILVHRGAVLALENEGRLVAQEFAFGVEMHHEADRILPAANGATGSRATVDRRGLIALQKEMKAVMTIRHNVKRVDLLTEGEEFPRIISYPNTPLSLKESQAHTVVISHHLNWISVREPIGTRSGLYVVVPFLHHNKKLGTVGVLISLYEADMLAQREQNRTLLLLLSGFLLLAFLLSIVVKKLVLTPLYQVSQAMERVGEGDLDVRVDPVGTFEIRQFSGGFNKMLSILSDRTEENRKLLQRVQEFNDTLTNKITEATHELIQKNASLEEAGRNMFFFQRKLSELEKMAAIGESLAIVAHELGNPLHSISGHVELSLEEEGLPPSVEKHLHVILGQIDRMIKAIRKLLSMSRRDPPPTTSLNLPSLIEDILFLVQPRTESMGITITYQFPPECPLVQSDRESLQGVFLNFIENAIDASGQHGTIEISGHQNGDYVEIHVQDSGPGVPEDLVERIFEPFFTTKSHGTGLGLAISRKIIDDLGGNLSLGTGPGGHFVVMVPVGRNRGQNPLNTF